The Acipenser ruthenus chromosome 11, fAciRut3.2 maternal haplotype, whole genome shotgun sequence region ATGCATTCAACAACGCCCTTGGCAGGTTTCGCTTCGCTAGCTATATGCAGAACATTCTGTACATGGAAGTGTGTTCGTGGTGAAGGCTGAGAGCTAGCTAATGCGGTCAGGGCACAGTGTGCAGTGCCTGTTCCCTCAGCGCTGTATCTCACCTGTGTGAATCTCCACAGATCTGGAGCGGAGCGGCTGGTCGAGTGGCTGGACGGCCCAGGACTTGGAGCTGCTGTGCCCCGGCGGTCATCGCGTCCCCCTGGCACAGTGGCGGGAGTGTCACCTCGGCGCTGTGCCCCCCAGCGTGGTGATGACACGCCCCGTCCTCACCACCAAGATCTACGACTTCCTCATGAAGTCCCAGGTCAGGGAGCAGACAGAGCCAGAGCACACCTCAACTTCAGAACTGCACGGACGCACTTATACAGGACTGTCCGCCTGCGCTGTGGAGCGGACGTTTTCTGTAGAAAGTTTAGGTATTTTGTAAACATCCAGAGAATAGCAGTTTGACTTTTGTCTAGTTAGGACGAACGCTGGACTACCTCAATCTATTTAACAGCCCACAGGACCAAAgcgcttttgtttttttaaaaacacacacaaatctaTCACAttcctgtgtgtttctgtttgtctTCTTTGATAATGAACTGAAGCCATGCTGTTTTTCCACAGGAAACCTTGGAAGCAAACCCAGACTCAGACTTCCAGTTGTTTGAGTCCCAGAAGTACGGAGAGAGTGACTTGCTTTTCAAAGACCTGACTGAGTGCTTGGTCCACACCAGTCACCTGGACCATCGGGCTATACTGGGAGAGGAGTTCTACCAGTTAGTTGAGGCAGCCTTCAACTCCACACAAGCAGGTAGTTGAAAATGTAAAACAGGACCGTTAAACAAACCCGGTGAGGAGACAGCCCACACATATCTGACCTGCGCggtttgttttcaaaaacacaCTTGCTCCCTTGTGGACCACACCGAAACATTGAGTTCACAGGAAACAAGGAGGAAAAAGAGCAGAATGGAAAATAAAGAACTGAAGCCAAGAGGCGGCTGGGGCCAGCACTGCAAAAGCACTGCGGGGGGACTAATGATCCGTCCTCAGAGGCTGGGCTCGAACCTGCGACCCTGCACACCGCAACAGAGTGTCTTAAACACTGTGCAAAGGAGCTGGGCTCagctgcattcgtggttatagaacCTCATCTCAGACACGGGACAGAATCCACATCCCACAACACTGCCCGCTACGCTGTCACCCCCAAACTCCCAGGAGATTTAAGGGGCGCCTGTATGGAGTTCTGCCATGGCTTACATCCCAGTCCCAAACAAGCAGACCCCAATCAGCACGTCTCTGGGACTATGTATTTTTGGGAAAAGATTCAAAAGGATGAGATAACTTTGTGGCACAGAAATGCTTCCATATTTTATTTCTAGTTGTTTTCTTAGCGATGCATTTTTATTTACCCATTATTTTCTAATTTACTGTTTCTACTTTCTTTCTGGCGTGTGATTTTTACAAGTTCATTTCTGTGACCCATTCATTCCAGACCATTTTTAGTCAATTACTTTAGCCATTGCAAGCAACTCGCTGCCTGTGTGAGGAGGCTCCAGAGACTGACATTCACTTCAATTTCACAATTCCACATTCATCTGTTTACTAGACGGAGGGAAACACGAGTAACTATGAGTAATGGAACAAATAACAGATTCTGCTCAGATGCCATTTGAAATAccatgaactaaaaaaaaaataaaagaataaacttAAAACTGCTTGAAAAACAGCccgatacaaataaaaaaaataaaaaagtgaggctggagaaaaaataaaatgatcaatcataataataataataataataataataataataataataataataagcaccacagcaacatttttttttttttttaaatatatatttatcacaCAACCGGTTATTTTACTGCAGAGTTTCTCTTGGTTTTGTGAAACGCTTGGAATAACAGTatgcaatacatttgtattattaataaacatcTTCTTTTTGTTTGTCTAGATATTCTGCAGTTCTGCAAACAGGATGTCTGCAGCATCTACTGACCTCCTTGCAGCATGAAGAGGCTCTGCATCACTAAAGAGTCAAATCCTATCGCTCAGCAATACAAACTTTGTAATCAAActggttttactaatgcattctcCGGAGAGAGCAGACCAGGGTGTCCAAGGCAGCTACACGTGGCAGAGGCGTTTGGGAAGACTGGTAAATTGTCACGTTCGTTGTGCAGGAACCATTCTGTATAAATGAGATTGTAAAGGGCTCTCAGTATTGGGTGCTTCTGCTTGTTTCAATGGATCTTGGGAACGTTTTCAGTATTAAACAGAAGAAAGGTTAAGACGCTTTGACTAAACAGATTTCAATGTAAAAGTAAACTATAAATCACGATGTTGATTCTAGACTCTTTATTCCATTTTGTTAGAATTGTTTTTTGTGTACATATTTATTTCATTGTAACTGTATACCACATTAAAAACACGCATCTACATACTGAAACCCTTTTTCGGTGTTGAGAGTGAAGCCGCTTGTGTTTTACTTCTCAAGCCTGCACTTCCACACGTTTTCAGTTATACTTGCGTGGAATGTCTTGGAGATCTTATCATTAATGACATTACTGTAGTAAACCAACTTCTGAAAGCACCACCCCTGCGcccaaacattattttaaaaaaaatgtatcagatAAGTGCATTCAAGGCAACTCCGTTTAAAACAAATGTcactttattttataaataaaaacaaaacaaaaaaaaggtcacAATGATTAATAGTAAACTGTAGTGTTTTTGTAACAGGCATGCTGTTCCTGATCATACAAAGAAAAAAGATTATGAAATGTGaagcttcatatatatatattatacacacgcacacacacacacacaccgagcgagcgagagagacgATTCACCAAACCCCAGTGTAATACAGTGTATGATAAAACATACATGGATATTTTCTGTGTGCTGCATTCACACTTAGACAATGCTTTATAAAATTTACCAGCTAATACGTACATCAATTGCCAAGCCAACGTATTTCTTCAAAAACCAGGACAGCAAACAAATGAATCCACTACCTAAAAATGAAATCCGCAGGGGACTGGAGGCAAGTACTCCCGCAAATGCAAAGTTCTGTTTGATATGGAGGGGggaaagttaaaataaaaaatattgggaGAATGGAATtggcttttttctttttggttttatttaataaaagtaaatgACCTGAACCAATAGGGGATGTGAAACAGGAAAAGCATATAAAAACGCATGATCAACAGTCCTTCTTCATTCCATGTTAATCTAGATTTTCAATGTGTAAAAGCACATCAACTTCAGAAGTTGTTCTCTCTTAAATTTAAAATCGGAGAGACCACAATCTCCACTGAACTGCTCATAAGAAGTGCTGGTGATCCGTGTCCGTCCCTGTGCAGGAGCCCATTTCTGTTGCATTTCCAGTGGCACACGCGTCAGAACGCTACCCAAGTCAAACACGTCACACAGCAGCGTTTTTATCTGAGAGCATGGAATGGAGCTGCTgcggtttcatttatttttttaccgtCAGGCTatggttttttttgttcatatttcccttttttaaaaaacacaaatttgGGGCAATTTAGATTTTTCTGAAGAGGAACTAGCGTTTTAgagaaagatttttttaaaaatcagcttGTGTTTGTGCATTAACCCCTTACTGTTCACATTCGACAACTGAACGGAATCCATCGTTTGGCTGATAGAACTGGCTAATGAGATCTAAATATTTGTAAACTAACTACATGAGGTAATGTTAGGCTACAGTCTTTTTCTCCCCAagaaatattagaaaaaaaaaaaaaaaaaggatgaataAATAATACCAAGGAAGCTAGTTGCTACATTTGCATTTTACATTTCGATGCTAACaaatgcaattatttttctttattataaAACACAGCAAGAATTATTTTTTGATAGTGACTCTTCTAAAAATACTGTAGTTCTGACGACACCCTACTGTAGATAAGCGTACAGGTGAAAGGAAATGTGAAGAAAAGTCGTGTTTCTTTAAAAGTGATCTAACAACGTGTACGGTACTTTGAGAAAGAGCTACACTCAGATTTACATCACTGTTTCCCATTACTTTGGCAAGACTGAATATCGCAGCGCGTTATTTTGTTTGGAAGGTGCAAATGGAACAGACGTTACAGTAACAAAGTACgatagaaagaaaaaacattttgatggGAGAATGAGAACCCGATCCTTGCTGTTGCTTTTTAGTTTGGAAAAGTGCTCGGTTCACGACAGGTGTTTTAATAAATCCAGTGCACGCAGGCGCATGTCTTTCCCTCCCCTGTTTTAATAATAAGAGAGTCAAAAATAATACTGCAGTTATAACTTCACGCTGCGGAAGTGCCCGATTCAGCACACAGTTACACAGAGCAGTGGCTGCTCTTACCACTGCTCCACCATGGTTTCGTTTCATCCTAGGTCCAAAACAAAACAGCGTGCTGTCTCAAGAGGCAGGGGGACAGCGCGGTTTATCCACTTGTACTGGAAAGCAGTGCAGGTTTGGAAATAAATACTGAAGTCCCACCAGGAATTGGAGCCACTCATACAGGAGTGTGGAGACACTGGAGGCAGAGAAGAAGAAAAGCAGGAATCAAGATGGGATTAGTGAAGCCAGTGATTTTAAACAGCAGCTCGGATCTCTGTGCCGCAGCTCCGCACAGGGCTCAGATATCTCTGCGGCGCAGCTCCGCACAGGGCTCAGATCTCTGTGCCGCAGCTCCGCACAGGGCTCAGATCTCTGTGGCGCAGCTCCGCACAGGGCTCAGATCTCTGTGCCGCAGCTCCGCACAGGGCTCAGATGGTGATGTGCTCGGTGTTGAAGAAGTGCTCCAGCGCGCTCAGCTTCTCGATGAGCAGCACGTCCAGCTCCGCACAGCCCTGCTTCGCTGCCTTCCTGCCCCGCGTGCGGCTGCTCTTCAGCTTCACCCCGGTCCTGGCGCGTCGCTTGCGGGGCACGGTGAAGTCCTGGAACTCCAGGACCCGCTTGCGCTTCTGCTGCCCGATGCACACCAGCGCGCCGTTCTTCTCCTTCGGCTCCTCGAAGATGGTTTCCAGGCTCCTGCACAGAAGAAGACGAAGCTTGAGACTAGAGTCGATTACTGGGGTTGAGCAGAAATCAgctgctgacaatcaggtgagggtcgtGGGCATTGATCGGGCTGATTTACCAATCCAAGTGAAGCCAGTGAAGAAGCGGCTGCCTGGGTTTGTGacgattgctgcttttcttacaCTCCGTGGAGAGCAGCGATCCACAAGctcaaacccaagcagctgtttcttcactagGAATGGGAAATCAGCCCAATGGTAAACGGCCCTCACGTGAGGAGATCTTGATTCGAACAATCGGTTCACGCAGCACTACTTGAGACTGACTGTAAAAGGTTGCAGGCTAATATAAGGAATACAATTCATTTAATGAcaagatagaaagaaaaaaagaaaactaaaaagaaagagGATCTGTAGATAGCAGGATCTTCTAAACGACCAGAAAGCAGAACAGTGTATTCCTGCCAATACCACCAGCACACATGTGATCGGGGTAGCATGGGTCTTGGCTGTACAATATTATTAAACAAGCAGGAAGGTCCTGACAAACAGGATGTGGGAATTAGGAAGGGCTAAGTTTCCAGGGAGATAACAAGACCTGTTGGAAGGCGGAGACTTGTAGTTTTTGTTGGTGTAGATCTCCTCCAAGCTGAATTCCTTCTTCTTTaatctgaagaaaaacaaaaaggtggTGAATTCACGGAGTGGCTACGAGGACAGAAATAGACTTGAATGTGCCTTATATAAGACCTAGACCAGTTAGCTGTTTTTTAGTtagccccacacacacacactatcatgCTCCTGGTAAGCTCACCTCTTTGGTTTCGGTAGCCCCATAGGGGTTAGATTGTTGTCCGGTTTGGGGACGGTTTTCCGAATGCGGATTTGGGAAACCCTCTTCGTCCTCAGCCCCGGCTCGCTCACCAGACTCTTCTCAAGAACACTCTGCTGTCGGGGGGGGGGTTGATGAAACACATGACACATGAGTGCGCGAAACACGGGCAGCGACGCACAGCAAACCAGCGAGGAAACACACGACACGAGTGCGCGAAACACAGGCAGCGACGCACAGCAAACCAGCGAGGAAACACACGACACGAGTGCGCGAAACACGGGCAGCGACGCACAGCAAACCAGCGAGCGCTGCAACAGTACCTCCACACACTTGTTTTCGTCTATACGAAGGTACTGCATGCGTCTCATGTCAATGACAAACTgctgtaacaaacaaaaagataataaaaaatcTACTCTATACTACAGATGAACAAAAGAATCACAACTGTGGCACCAGTTCAAACAAAGAGACCCCCTGCATGACATTTACAACGCGTTCCAGTGATCTCTGGGGCCGTCCACACCACAAAAGAAACGGCTTATTTcacatgaggggggggggggaacaaaggtaaagcccccccccccccccatgtaggGCTGTATGGGTTACAGAGTCTTCGCTCGCATGCACACACCTACCTGCTTATGCAAAACTGGGTCCACTTGAGCTGAAATGACCCTTAACATTTAACAGAAAACGTACTAGTTATGAAGACGACACACTTTCTTCATGTATTAGTGTCATCGTTTATAGTACATGGATACCTTGCACGTcactgtgcattaaaatgtatgtgatgAGACCAAGTCAAGTCCACTTCTTAACGGAAAACGCATATTAGATTAGATAAGCGactggtcacacacacacacggagggtTTGAATGTTTAATACATGGTGATCCAGCATTAGGTCTTCCCCCGTTCTCAAGAAGAGCTCTGTGGTTACGAGTGCCTACCTCTTTCATCTCTGGATAGCTCACACCCAGGATGTCAGGCAGTGCTGCGGAGCGCTGGGCGGAGTCACTCGCACGACATTCCATACAGGAGGCTGCCGGCAGGCTGGACCAGGCCACGAGGGACTTTGGTCTGATCTGTGCAGCAGTCTGGTCGAGAAGTGCAAAGACCAGTCGGTCAGACACAGGCGACAACGGCATCAGGCATGGCTCTCTCTGTAAAGTGCAGTCCGGTTGATTGAGGTCACTGCAATGGAAACAGGAGACTGACTGTACTGTGGCTTACTGTGCTTCTACACACGGGGGTCAAGCTGTGTTTAACAGCATTCCCGCTAGTTTCTATAGGCACTCCTTGAAGGAGGCGGAATGCGTGGATATTTTCAGCGTGGGACAAACCTCAGCTATTCCCCAGGCAGTGAAGCATGCAATCCCTTACCTTTCATTAGCAACACCTGCGGCTGCACGGTCTTCAGCAAACGAGCTGGCTACAAAGCACTGCAGCAACTGCCTTGCATAGCTGCAATTGAGAATACACatgaaaaaaaaccacacactgaAATAGCTCTTTTTTCTCCCCCAATGCTcactttgcaaagctttttttgttttagctaCATTTCTACCAGTCTGCAGTGCTAAAACAGATCACATGAGTTAAAACGGTACTGAAACTAACAATGTTTAACACTGCACATTTATTTTGGATCAGTCTTGTCTGTTCTGTGTTTTGATACTTCAATTGAATCCAGAATCAGCAGTAACCCTTTGAATGAAAAGGGACAGAGACTGATAGAAATGTTTTGCGCACTCATCACAGAACTGTGATATTGAAATGTGGTTTCTGCAATCCGACAGGACTGTGTTTCATTATGATGGCACGTTTCAGGTTACAGCTCATTTCAGACAACCAGAGTTTATATTAGCAGAGGATTATAGTAGATTATTAGTCTATTGTATGTTCGCAAAACATGCATACTTCTTTTTGTATCAGAGCACTTCCAGTTGACGTTTGTTCGTTTTTGTACCTGTGATCCGTGGCGAGGCAGGAGAAGGTAGTGAAGTCAGGCAGGCAGGCCGCTGGCCCACGACTGCTCCAGGCTGCCACGATCCTTCCCAGAGAGTAGTGCAACGAGGGAAAGAGGTTCTCCTTCAGGGTCGAGGAAGACACCTTCAGCCCCTCCTCAAACTGGGACAGGAACCTCTTCTGGACCGCAGGGACCCTGCTGCCCAGGCAGCGCCGGCGAGTCCAGACCCGATAACAAGCCGGAGAGGAAAGGGCTAAAACAGTGTGCAGCCCGAACCTGGAGAacggagaggaggaagaggaggccgTCCGGCACACAAGCTCCTGGCATTCACTGAAACAGCAGCTTCGGCAGCGGGGCTCGCTGCTCCCAGAGCATGTAAACACAACGGGGTGCAATTCACCACTGAAGCCTGTGAGCGTGGTGTTCTGGACAACGCTGCGGTAACCTGCGGAAACATCTGGAGAGAAGGAGGAACAAGTCCATgctgaagagagagaggaggaggaagatgaagGAGGCTGGATAGATGCTTCATGCAACATGAGTTTTGAAGAACAAGACttcttatcatcatcatcatcatcatcaccagacGGTAAAGACGACATGGACCCCAATCTAACATGGAAAGAAACTGGAAAGACGGGGGTAGTAAAGGTCACCGAGGGTTTCCAGCGATCCGTTCGGTACAAGGAAACCTTGGATAGGTCTGCATTGCAGGAAAGTGCAAGAGACTGAAATGTTACATTCTTCAAAGAGTGGCCCTTTAAATGGGGAAGCCTGCAACAAAAACTGTTGTACCAGTAAGGTTTTAATTTTGTCTTCATGCACACAGAGACGTCAGCTGCTCCGGCTTTCAGCCCCCTCTCTAATCTGTACGGCAAGGCTTTGGACGACCTATAAAAAGGTCTGAACTTTTGAGGACTCCTAACCGGCACCAGGCTACTGGCCACGTTCGATAACTTCAACAGCAGGGGTTCCTGGATATTTTTCTGACACTTTACACTGCGCAGCACATTAAGGCAAGGCTTGTGTGGCTTGGACGTCTCGTTTCTTAGAGAAGGGAAAGTCCTTTCCTCCTTGGGCAGGTTTGCATTCAGAACTGCGCCGCTATGAACTGCGTGGTTCATGGTTTCACTAGTCCCATGGCCTAGCTCTGCAATGTTCACTACCTGGGTCCTGATAAACACTTGAGCGTTTGAATCCCTCATTCTTCTCAGATCCTGCAATAGCTCTGGCACCTTGGTCCCTGCCTTGCAACTCCTTTCTGGCTGTTTCCGTAACTCCACTACCCTCTTCTTTCTAGGCGGCTTTCCGAACTCCCCTTCAACCGCAGCGCACTTCCCAACGGGTGCTTTTCCTGGCTCAACGGGAACACTGTGTGTGTGGCTTGTGCAAGGCGGGTCACAGCTGCTTGTTTTTGAGCTGTTGTCAATTTCAGTTGGAGATGTATGTTTTTGATTACAGCACTCAGAAGTGTGGGGAGCACTGGGGTCTTGCAAAGTGCACTCTGTGGTTCTCTCCCCTTCAGAGAGGCTCGTTTCTTCCACAAGCTCCACAAGCAAAGCCTGGTTGCTCTGGCTGCATGCCACACTGCTTGCTGCATGCAGGGGGGAGGTGCTCTTGTTGCACACAGCTGGCTGGTGCTCCATTCTTTCCAATGGAACCTCTGCAATCTCCTCGCTCCTGCCACCAAGTTCAGAGCTGACTGTTTCCGGGTCAGCAGGTTGCTGTTTAATAACCAGGCTGTTTTTTAATGCAGCCCCACCCTCAGCTGAAGCTTCCACCTTGTCTATTGAGGTCAGGTTTTTGCCTTGGCTGTCTGAACGCCCTTCGGTGCAGTCCAATTCTTCATCGGAGGCACGCAGTCTTTCAGCATCTTCTTCTGCTCCTTTGCAAGGCTGCCGTTTTTCAGGTGTGGCCTCATCATCACAACCAGTTCTGAAATGACCAGGGGGGTCCAATCGATTCTCACGTGGTTCTGAACTTTCTGCACTAGATCTTTCCCAGTCTCCGGAAACATCACAACCGGTTTGTAAAGGAGTGGCAGGGTCCACTGGATCCTCGTGGATTTCGGATTCTTCTGCATGACAGTTCGGAATTGCTTTACAGCTACCTTGGCTTTGTGATGTTTCGATGCAGTCCAGTTCACCTTCACAGGGCAGCCTGCAATCCTCACTGGGCTGCCAGCTTGTCTCAATGCCTTCGGTTTCTTTTACAGATTTGTCCTTATCATTCAAAGTACTCCGACCTCCCGACTCCAGCTCAGCAGCTCCACACACGCTTTCTGTAGTGCCGTCACTAACGGCAGCTGTTTTGCAACCTTCCCTGGGTTGCAGTGGGATCTCAACGCTTCCCGAAACTTGTCCACTTTCAGATTCTGTTAAAGGTCTTTCCACATCAATCAGACTGCTCGGCTTTTCCTGCTCCAACGTCCCACACAAGCCGTTCACTCCAGCACCATCAGCAACAGCCGCTGCTCCTGCACCGTGCAGAGTTATATCAGTGGCTGACCTGTTTTCGAGTGCCG contains the following coding sequences:
- the LOC117426742 gene encoding uncharacterized protein LOC117426742 isoform X1, giving the protein MMLSTVTADLESAQRLSLGSDSPALSDLPQDVYAELQHREAPLTPDRPAGAAGGVESSLPEPQGCFEGASASSPALKCEVSQDETGEMHAEVNCKELGSVATGEGDGEGGVRTDRRTELPLSPMQGDAVNPAQANEITVAECSAAEKARSIDLEADITDMDVDAGRAEGLEASAAGTCGRELTESESSCSPIKKSEVPEAKNKTGLVTADSNDAVSAAVWALEVVSMETKTQNSPCIGDGNGEPNTNNNSADNHPCGGSAHEAGEPLPCGNLLENKLSQAELKDVSVAKVESPGQNVETAQSTGVGRDLMDNHWVHSRFDELAPYIRPHDEDEILGVCAENEFVLGVDCSRSEQKDAEDSVCGEGEERLPAELSSESQSEVISEAEPVAGLPGEGCDVPVLTRSEVHQAERAVPCECVTRIQEGGSAKGSTPCSAGLGSPAHVHCGSDRNYCSQCNRNIEVPADCKIASSVPAKHLNKSGCCPLGYNVPAGAPLVTTRGQSVTPQACDALETESQGAAQTPESDFSVRLSGEEDPVELLQGETDLSRQAAHGEQALTVQKCEVRLENNEATSVAKQKTKDVLHPEDKLEQRASSEAAADIGTMVSADRTGSTGTLGERDPDRGTESGGDGVKLGVSECRTDRGSQLNSEGEKDTLGTPASSIGNPSALENRSATDITLHGAGAAAVADGAGVNGLCGTLEQEKPSSLIDVERPLTESESGQVSGSVEIPLQPREGCKTAAVSDGTTESVCGAAELESGGRSTLNDKDKSVKETEGIETSWQPSEDCRLPCEGELDCIETSQSQGSCKAIPNCHAEESEIHEDPVDPATPLQTGCDVSGDWERSSAESSEPRENRLDPPGHFRTGCDDEATPEKRQPCKGAEEDAERLRASDEELDCTEGRSDSQGKNLTSIDKVEASAEGGAALKNSLVIKQQPADPETVSSELGGRSEEIAEVPLERMEHQPAVCNKSTSPLHAASSVACSQSNQALLVELVEETSLSEGERTTECTLQDPSAPHTSECCNQKHTSPTEIDNSSKTSSCDPPCTSHTHSVPVEPGKAPVGKCAAVEGEFGKPPRKKRVVELRKQPERSCKAGTKVPELLQDLRRMRDSNAQVFIRTQVVNIAELGHGTSETMNHAVHSGAVLNANLPKEERTFPSLRNETSKPHKPCLNVLRSVKCQKNIQEPLLLKLSNVASSLVPVRSPQKFRPFYRSSKALPYRLERGLKAGAADVSVCMKTKLKPYWYNSFCCRLPHLKGHSLKNVTFQSLALSCNADLSKVSLYRTDRWKPSVTFTTPVFPVSFHVRLGSMSSLPSGDDDDDDDKKSCSSKLMLHEASIQPPSSSSSSLSSAWTCSSFSPDVSAGYRSVVQNTTLTGFSGELHPVVFTCSGSSEPRCRSCCFSECQELVCRTASSSSSPFSRFGLHTVLALSSPACYRVWTRRRCLGSRVPAVQKRFLSQFEEGLKVSSSTLKENLFPSLHYSLGRIVAAWSSRGPAACLPDFTTFSCLATDHSYARQLLQCFVASSFAEDRAAAGVANESDLNQPDCTLQREPCLMPLSPVSDRLVFALLDQTAAQIRPKSLVAWSSLPAASCMECRASDSAQRSAALPDILGVSYPEMKEQSVLEKSLVSEPGLRTKRVSQIRIRKTVPKPDNNLTPMGLPKPKRLKKKEFSLEEIYTNKNYKSPPSNRSLETIFEEPKEKNGALVCIGQQKRKRVLEFQDFTVPRKRRARTGVKLKSSRTRGRKAAKQGCAELDVLLIEKLSALEHFFNTEHITI
- the LOC117426742 gene encoding uncharacterized protein LOC117426742 isoform X2 encodes the protein MMLSTVTADLESAQRLSLGSDSPALSDLPQDVYAELQHREAPLTPDRPAGAAGGVESSLPEPQGCFEGASASSPALKCEVSQDETGEMHAEVNCKELGSVATGEGDGEGGVRTDRRTELPLSPMQGDAVNPAQANEITVAECSAAEKARSIDLEADITDMDVDAGRAEGLEASAAGTCGRELTESESSCSPIKKSEVPEAKNKTGLVTADSNDAVSAAVWALEVVSMETKTQNSPCIGDGNGEPNTNNNSADNHPCGGSAHEAGEPLPCGNLLENKLSQAELKDVSVAKVESPGQNVETAQSTGVGRDLMDNHWVHSRFDELAPYIRPHDEDEILGVCAENEFVLGVDCSRSEQKDAEDSVCGEGEERLPAELSSESQSEVISEAEPVAGLPGEGCDVPVLTRSEVHQAERAVPCECVTRIQEGGSAKGSTPCSAGLGSPAHVHCGSDRNYCSQCNRNIEVPADCKIASSVPAKHLNKSGCCPLGYNVPAGAPLVTTRGQSVTPQACDALETESQGAAQTPESDFSVRLSGEEDPVELLQGETDLSRQAAHGEQALTVQKCEVRLENNEATSVAKQKTKDVLHPEDKLEQRASSEAAADIGTMVSADRTGSTGTLGERDPDRGTESGGDGVKLGVSECRTDRGSQLNSEGEKDTLGTPASSIGNPSALENRSATDITLHGAGAAAVADGAGVNGLCGTLEQEKPSSLIDVERPLTESESGQVSGSVEIPLQPREGCKTAAVSDGTTESVCGAAELESGGRSTLNDKDKSVKETEGIETSWQPSEDCRLPCEGELDCIETSQSQGSCKAIPNCHAEESEIHEDPVDPATPLQTGCDVSGDWERSSAESSEPRENRLDPPGHFRTGCDDEATPEKRQPCKGAEEDAERLRASDEELDCTEGRSDSQGKNLTSIDKVEASAEGGAALKNSLVIKQQPADPETVSSELGGRSEEIAEVPLERMEHQPAVCNKSTSPLHAASSVACSQSNQALLVELVEETSLSEGERTTECTLQDPSAPHTSECCNQKHTSPTEIDNSSKTSSCDPPCTSHTHSVPVEPGKAPVGKCAAVEGEFGKPPRKKRVVELRKQPERSCKAGTKVPELLQDLRRMRDSNAQVFIRTQVVNIAELGHGTSETMNHAVHSGAVLNANLPKEERTFPSLRNETSKPHKPCLNVLRSVKCQKNIQEPLLLKLSNVASSLVPVRSPQKFRPFYRSSKALPYRLERGLKAGAADVSVCMKTKLKPYWYNSFCCRLPHLKGHSLKNVTFQSLALSCNADLSKVSLYRTDRWKPSVTFTTPVFPVSFHVRLGSMSSLPSGDDDDDDDKKSCSSKLMLHEASIQPPSSSSSSLSSAWTCSSFSPDVSAGYRSVVQNTTLTGFSGELHPVVFTCSGSSEPRCRSCCFSECQELVCRTASSSSSPFSRFGLHTVLALSSPACYRVWTRRRCLGSRVPAVQKRFLSQFEEGLKVSSSTLKENLFPSLHYSLGRIVAAWSSRGPAACLPDFTTFSCLATDHSYARQLLQCFVASSFAEDRAAAGVANESDLNQPDCTLQREPCLMPLSPVSDRLVFALLDQTAAQIRPKSLVAWSSLPAASCMECRASDSAQRSAALPDILGVSYPEMKESVLEKSLVSEPGLRTKRVSQIRIRKTVPKPDNNLTPMGLPKPKRLKKKEFSLEEIYTNKNYKSPPSNRSLETIFEEPKEKNGALVCIGQQKRKRVLEFQDFTVPRKRRARTGVKLKSSRTRGRKAAKQGCAELDVLLIEKLSALEHFFNTEHITI